In Fusarium falciforme chromosome 10, complete sequence, a single genomic region encodes these proteins:
- a CDS encoding Zn(2)-C6 fungal-type domain-containing protein: MMLCHAAGEQGDDDASDENQHTPNGLMGGLSNGPGATPSAYSTQTPHAPSHLRPDPGAPSEVTINDYPLVKDRAIDPILLVQLLRHYADNYHHFFPIVPTDVLRPEYILDTIRDESFLLTAILVVASKDRPDLADIHKAIWDHMRGLILNVVLGMASVRKVGTVEGLLLMGEWTLHNQSEVDDGDEASAWSIVGLAVRLAYLLRLEDRGFKGNDADLDSVHRERLAWTFTYLSDRQISIRMGQAFWCRGPALSARFMAHDFPALQPRRARDEDFASFIQAQVELTTLFGNAHDILFASRSRTAELMTRGDYTKYVDDATKAMHAWQLAWTSLAVSPHLKSCLSLMQEYLRLYVNAFAFQAVIYRASVTDTNSDPSNGSRPSIIFPDSAMASPDARHIYEAADAAEALIRIVTDDIDPVKHLCYMPARFYLYEIHSSVFLYKAHACGAISSGKHVHTASLMERFISVLKTAAVDESHIAARYARLLDRLWFRRAHRLASVDDSQSSNPELRNPGVVVDTLSTLADLNGGQMPLFDDLGLQPFDCTDTMDGLFAMPSVVSWDPSSFLNTMA, encoded by the exons ATGATGCTCTGTCATGCTGCTGGCGAAcaaggcgacgacgatgcttcCGACGAGAACCAACACACCCCAAACGGGCTGATGGGCGGGTTGTCGAATGGACCTGGAGCGACACCCTCAGCCTATTCAACACAGACGCCTCACGCGCCTAGCCACCTCCGCCCCGATCCAGGGGCTCCGAGTGAGGTCACTATCAACGACTATCCCTTGGTCAAGGATAGAGCAATTGACCCCATCCTCCTTGTTCAGCTATTACGACA TTATGCCGACAATTATCACCATTTCTTCCCCATCGTCCCAACAGACGTGTTGCGACCCGAATACATCCTCGACACGATAAGAGACGAATCTTTCCTACTAACTGCCATCCTTGTCGTGGCCTCAAAAGATCGCCCCGATCTCGCAGATATACACAAGGCCATATGGGATCATATGCGAGGGCTTATACTTAACGTCGTCCTAGGCATGGCTAGTGTCCGCAAGGTCGGCACCGTCGAGGGGCTCTTGCTCATGGGTGAATGGACCTTGCACAATCAGAGCGAAGTCGacgatggagatgaagcGTCAGCGTGGTCGATAGTTGGTCTTGCTGTGAGGCTTGCGTATCTACTACGCTTAGAGGACAGGGGATTCAAAGGAAACGACGCCGACCTCGATTCGGTCCATCGCGAGCGGTTGGCCTGGACTT TCACCTATCTCTCAGATCGCCAAATATCAATCCGCATGGGACAAGCCTTCTGGTGCAGAGGCCCAGCTCTATCAGCGCGCTTCATGGCCCATGACTTTCCAGCTCTACAACCCCGGCGGGCCCGTGATGAGGATTTTGCCTCGTTCATCCAGGCCCAAGTTGAGCTGACCACACTGTTTGGAAATGCCCACGATATCCTCTTCGCCTCGAGGTCACGGACCGCCGAACTCATGACGCGAGGCGACTACACGAAATACGTCGACGACGCGACAAAAGCTATGCACGCGTGGCAACTCGCGTGGACATCGCTCGCCGTTTCGCCACATCTCAAGAGCTGCCTGAGCCTCATGCAAGAATACCTCAGGCTCTACGTCAACGCGTTCGCTTTTCAGGCCGTCATATACCGTGCATCTGTTACCGACACCAATTCCGATCCATCAAATGGATCTAGGCCATCAATCATCTTTCCCGACTCGGCCATGGCAAGCCCTGATGCCCGGCATATATACGAAGCTGCAGATGCGGCAGAGGCTTTGATTCGGATCGTAACGGACGATATCGATCCGGTGAAGCATCTGTGTTACATGCCAGCGCGCTTTTATCT ATATGAGATTCACTCTTCCGTCTTCCTTTACAAGGCCCATGCGTGCGGGGCCATATCCTCGGGCAAGCACGTCCACACAGCGTCCCTCATGGAACGCTTCATCTCCGTCCTCAAAACAGCCGCTGTCGACGAGAGCCACATCGCAGCGAGATACGCGAGACTATTAGACAGGCTATGGTTCCGCCGGGCGCACAGACTCGCCAGCGTCGACGACTCACAGAGCTCGAACCCGGAGCTGAGGAATCCGGGTGTGGTGGTGGACACACTATCGACTCTAGCTGATCTCAATGGGGGCCAGATGCCGCTCTTCGATGACCTTGGCTTGCAGCCATTCGACTGCACTGATACCATGGATGGACTATTTGCCATGCCTTCGGTGGTATCATGGGATCCTTCGAGTTTCTTGAACACCATGGCTTGA
- a CDS encoding MFS domain-containing protein, whose product MFMQKFVRNDAIKTDPPEIYNLRTVVVSLIACGGALLFGMDMGVMGGVLAMDTFKEQYGLTDKPAAVLANLSSNIVSTIQAGSFLGCLISMWLANYIGRRLSLMTASVFVFIGVAMQAAASGHLAAMYVGRFITGIAVGIASTVNPLYVSENAPRGIRGLLTGCYQLSIVTGLTLAFWINYGCVLHVKGHAQYIIPLALQALPAVILFVGMMFANESPRFLAQSNPTKALTVLAKLRGLPEDHAYVREEMENISLQLEEERSLAANSSGLTLVKEAFTVKSYRRRTFLCITLMMWSNLTGTNALTYYSVVIFKSVGLSSSTTGLFATGVYGIVKMVSCAIFIFFVTDTLGRRKSLLWTGVVQGLALFYIGFYVRFDPPQPDSPVGAAGYVAIVAIYIFAAVYQFGWGPVVWTYCSEIPAARMRALQMGMATASQWLFNFVVAKSTPSMFATLGRGGFGTYFVYGSFCFTMVVFAWFFVPETKGLALEDMDELFSQSNVRAPFIPSRVARLEAERVAKGDADSKFEHVDKV is encoded by the exons ATGTTTATGCAGAAATTTGTTCGCAATGACGCCATCAAAACGGACCCTCCTGAGATTTACAACCTTAGGACGGTTGTGGTCAGTCTGATA GCATGCGGTGGTGCACTCCTCTTTGGT ATGGACATGGGTGTCATGGGCGGCGTCCTCGCCATGGACACCTTCAAGGA GCAGTATGGACTCACAGATAAACCCGCGGCTGTCCTCGCAAATCTGTCATCCAACATTGTTTCGACTATCCAAGCTGGGTCCTTCCTTGGCTGTCTCATCTCTATGTGGCTGGCCAACTATATCGGCCGACGACTGTCTCTCATGACCGCATCCGTCTTCGTCTTTATCGGTGTTGCCATGCAAGCCGCTGCTAGCGGTCACTTGGCGGCTATGTACGTCGGAAG ATTCATCACTGGCATCGCTGTCGGTATCGCCTCTACTGTTAATCCCCTTTACGTCTCCGAAAATGCTCCACGAGGTATCCGAGGCCTTCTCACAGGCTGCTACCAGCTCTCCATCGTTACTGGTCTGACG CTTGCGTTCTGGATCAACTATGGCTGCGTTCTCCACGTCAAAGGGCATGCTCAATACATAATTCCACTTGCTCTTCAAGCCCTTCCTGCTGTCATTCTCTTCGTGGGAATGATGTTTGCCAACGAGTCGCCCCGGTTCCTCGCCCAGAGCAACCCTACCAAGGCACTCACCGTGCTCGCCAAGCTACGAGGTCTGCCAGAGGACCATGCATACGTGCGAGAAGAGATGGAGAACATTTCTCTccagcttgaggaggagcggTCCTTGGCCGCCAACAGCTCCGGGCTCACcctggtcaaggaggcctTCACCGTCAAGTCCTACCGTCGAAGAACGTTCCTCTGCATCACTCTCATGATGTGGAGTAACCTCACAGGTACTAATGCCTTAACTTACTACAGCGTCGTCATATTCAAGAGTGTTGGCTTGTCTTCCTCTACCACTGGTCTCTTTGCCACAGGTGTCTATGGCATTGTCAAGATGGTGTCTtgcgccatcttcatctttttCGTCACCGACACCCTGGGCAGGAGAAAGAGCCTTCTGTGGACTGGAGTTGTACAAGGCTTAGCCCTATTTTATATTGGGTTCTATGTCCGCTTCGATCCTCCTCAACCTGACTCTCCTGTTGGCGCTGCTGGCTATGTGGCCATTGTGGCCATCTATATCTTCGCCGCCGTGTACCAATTCGGGTGGGGCCCCGTCGTCTGGACGTATTGCTCT GAGATCCCTGCTGCGCGCATGCGTGCCCTCCAGATGGGCATGGCCACGGCCAGTCAGTGGCTCTTCAACTTTGTCGTCGCCAAGAGCACTCCGAGCATGTTTGCAACTCTCGGACGTGGTGGATTCGGCACGTACTTTGTCTACGGGTCGTTCTGTTTCACCATGGTTGTCTTTGCCTGGTTTTTCGTGCCAGAGACCAAAG GACTTGCTTTGGAGGATATGGATGAACTGTTTTCGCAATCTAACGTTAGGGCTCCTTTTATTCCCAGCCGCGTTGCTCGGCTCGAGGCAGAGAGAGTTGCCAAGGGGGATGCTGACTCTAAGTTTGAACATGTTGACAAGGTCTAG